A window from Photobacterium leiognathi encodes these proteins:
- a CDS encoding monovalent cation:proton antiporter-2 (CPA2) family protein: MTGYFLQAFIYLVAAVIAVPLAKRLGLGSVLGYLIAGVVIGPVIGLVGSETTTIQHFAEFGVVMMLFVVGLELEPKILWGMRHRLLGLGGLQVIVTALAVMGIAHLFDIAWSYALAIGLIFSLSSTAIVLQTFSEKGLSKTEGGKSAFSVLLFQDIAVIPMLALIPLLAVPELVEKSQAVVAKAAEHHEELSLVAGLPGWAYAIVVILAIAGVVVGGHYLSRPLFRFVASSGLREIFTATALMLVIGIAALMSLIGLSPALGTFLAGVVLANSEFRHELESNIEPFKGLLLGLFFITVGAGIDFSVLFDQFGTVIGITVGVMLVKFLVLLLLSFIFKVKGSDRWLFALSLAQAGEFGFVLLSYTVQNNVLPESISQTLSLVVALSMFLTPGLFILFDRVILPRFSEAKNEREADEIDEQGKVIIAGIGRFGQIVNRLLASNGVKTVVLDHSVTQIDNMRQINIKSFFGDATRHDLLHTAGIEEAKLFIVAIDDKDRATELVHYVKQTYPNVRVLARAYDRGHHYSLRCAGADYVISETYRSALALGTEALKNLGVHPFRAEQQKATFVETEAKSKEKLYQTWAESTDEDRFNTSYVELFMQLESTLGEAMKQERTDKHTKSERGWTPPPKRFNEEVEQDLVDKHES; encoded by the coding sequence ATGACAGGTTATTTTCTACAGGCTTTCATCTATTTGGTGGCAGCTGTTATTGCCGTACCGTTAGCTAAGCGATTAGGTTTAGGCTCGGTATTGGGTTATTTAATTGCAGGGGTCGTGATTGGCCCTGTGATCGGTTTAGTTGGTAGCGAAACGACAACGATTCAGCACTTTGCCGAATTTGGCGTGGTGATGATGCTGTTTGTGGTGGGTTTAGAGCTTGAACCCAAAATTCTATGGGGTATGCGACATCGCTTATTAGGCTTAGGTGGCTTGCAGGTGATTGTGACCGCACTTGCGGTTATGGGGATTGCGCACCTGTTTGATATTGCATGGTCTTATGCACTTGCTATCGGCCTTATCTTTTCGCTCTCTTCTACAGCGATTGTACTGCAAACTTTCAGCGAGAAAGGGCTTAGCAAAACAGAAGGTGGTAAAAGTGCGTTTTCTGTTTTGTTATTCCAAGATATTGCTGTGATCCCAATGCTGGCGTTGATCCCACTATTAGCTGTTCCTGAGCTGGTGGAAAAATCACAAGCGGTAGTGGCAAAAGCGGCAGAGCATCATGAAGAGCTTAGTTTAGTGGCAGGGCTTCCTGGCTGGGCTTATGCGATTGTGGTTATTCTTGCGATTGCTGGTGTGGTTGTTGGTGGGCATTATTTAAGTCGTCCATTGTTCCGTTTTGTTGCTTCATCAGGCTTACGTGAAATCTTCACCGCAACGGCATTGATGCTAGTGATTGGTATTGCGGCATTAATGAGTTTGATCGGTTTATCACCAGCATTAGGTACTTTCCTTGCGGGTGTGGTGCTGGCAAACAGTGAATTTAGACATGAATTAGAATCAAATATCGAGCCATTTAAAGGTTTGTTATTAGGATTATTCTTTATCACTGTCGGTGCGGGTATCGACTTTAGCGTGCTGTTTGATCAATTCGGTACTGTTATTGGCATTACTGTTGGTGTGATGCTAGTGAAGTTTTTGGTGCTGTTATTGCTATCGTTTATCTTCAAAGTGAAGGGAAGTGATCGCTGGTTATTTGCACTAAGTCTGGCACAAGCTGGTGAATTTGGCTTTGTATTATTAAGCTATACCGTACAAAACAATGTACTGCCTGAGTCAATAAGCCAGACGTTATCGCTAGTTGTGGCGTTGTCGATGTTCCTAACTCCGGGCTTATTTATCTTGTTTGATCGCGTTATTTTGCCGCGCTTTAGTGAAGCGAAGAATGAACGAGAAGCCGATGAAATTGATGAACAAGGTAAAGTGATCATTGCTGGTATTGGTCGTTTTGGTCAAATCGTTAACCGCTTATTGGCATCGAACGGTGTAAAAACCGTGGTGCTCGACCACTCGGTAACGCAAATTGATAACATGCGTCAAATTAACATTAAGAGTTTCTTTGGTGATGCAACGCGCCATGACTTGTTACATACCGCGGGAATTGAAGAAGCAAAATTATTCATTGTTGCTATTGACGATAAAGATCGCGCGACAGAGCTGGTGCATTATGTGAAGCAGACATACCCGAATGTACGTGTTTTAGCCCGAGCTTATGATCGTGGTCATCACTATTCACTTCGCTGTGCTGGTGCTGATTATGTGATCAGTGAAACTTACCGTTCTGCATTGGCATTAGGTACTGAAGCACTGAAAAACCTTGGTGTACACCCATTTAGAGCTGAGCAGCAAAAAGCAACCTTTGTGGAAACAGAAGCGAAGAGTAAAGAGAAGCTGTATCAAACATGGGCAGAAAGTACTGATGAAGATCGCTTTAATACCTCTTATGTTGAGCTATTCATGCAGCTAGAGTCCACTTTAGGTGAGGCAATGAAACAAGAACGTACGGACAAACATACTAAGTCTGAGCGTGGTTGGACACCGCCGCCAAAGCGATTCAATGAAGAAGTTGAGCAAGATTTAGTGGATAAACACGAAAGTTAA